CAAGATCGTGACGGGCAAGCCGGGGCGCGCCGCAGAAACACGCTGGATGGACTATTCACGCAGTCGCACGCCGATGCCGCGCTTGGGTGCGCCCGACGATGTGGCTGGGGCCGCGCTTTTTCTGGCCTCGGACGATGCAACCTTCATCACTGGTGAGAACATTCTCGTCGATGGCGGTTGGATGGCCGCGTGAGCCCTGGAGATCTCGATGATGAGCAAGCCTGATTTGACAGTTGCCGCCATAGCCGCGCCAATCATCGAGATGACTGGTGTGAGCAAGTGGTACGGTAGTAGTCAGGTGCTGAAGGGTATCAACTTCCGTGTCGCGCGCGGCGAGCGCGTCGTGGTCTGCGGTCCGTCTGGGTCCGGAAAATCGACCATGATTCGTTGCATCAATCGGCTCGAAGAGCACCGCGATGGCAAAATCATCGTCAACGGCGTTGAGCTAGATCACACCACGAAAAATGTGGACGTGGTGCGCCGCGATGTCGGAATGGTGTTCCAGCAGTTCAACCTGTTTCCGCATCTCACCGTGCTGCAGAATTTGATGATCGCGCCGGTCAAGATCCGCAAGGTGCCAAAGCCGGAAGCCGAAGCGACGGCACGGCAG
This is a stretch of genomic DNA from Bradyrhizobium sp. CB2312. It encodes these proteins:
- a CDS encoding amino acid ABC transporter ATP-binding protein, which translates into the protein MMSKPDLTVAAIAAPIIEMTGVSKWYGSSQVLKGINFRVARGERVVVCGPSGSGKSTMIRCINRLEEHRDGKIIVNGVELDHTTKNVDVVRRDVGMVFQQFNLFPHLTVLQNLMIAPVKIRKVPKPEAEATARQYLARVRIAEQADKYPSQLSGGQQQRVAIARALCMKPKVMLFDEPTSALDPEMVQEVLDVMVSLAREGMTMVCVTHEMGFARSVADRVVFMDAGAIIEEGLPHQFFSDPRHERTRAFLKQIMH